The Microlunatus antarcticus genome window below encodes:
- a CDS encoding SDR family NAD(P)-dependent oxidoreductase, protein MTIVLITGASRGLGARTAQRLAGQGCTVFAASRKPDRSGRPSSSGLDMRPIGLDVVDDDSVAAAVREVEEAVGSLDVLVNNAGIPGTWAPAEQVQPADFAHVLATNLLGPVRVTQAFLPLLRRGHRPRLVMVSSGMGSLTLQSSDDTYRDIAHLPYPASKAALNMLAVQYAKALPDVLVTAVDPGLTATEFTDNAGHSVEEGSDVIVSAALDTAGPTGRFMDRHGSTPW, encoded by the coding sequence ATGACCATCGTCTTGATCACCGGGGCGAGTCGTGGACTCGGGGCACGGACGGCTCAGCGGCTCGCCGGGCAGGGGTGCACCGTGTTCGCGGCCAGCCGCAAGCCCGATCGTTCCGGCCGGCCGAGCTCGAGCGGGCTCGACATGCGCCCGATCGGCCTCGACGTCGTTGATGACGACTCCGTCGCCGCTGCCGTTCGTGAGGTCGAGGAGGCCGTCGGTTCCCTCGACGTCCTCGTCAACAATGCCGGTATCCCGGGCACCTGGGCGCCCGCCGAGCAGGTGCAGCCCGCAGATTTCGCCCACGTCCTGGCCACGAACCTGCTCGGTCCGGTTCGGGTCACCCAGGCGTTCCTGCCGCTGCTGCGGCGTGGTCACCGGCCACGGCTGGTGATGGTGTCGTCCGGGATGGGCTCACTCACGCTCCAGTCGAGCGACGACACCTACCGCGACATCGCGCACCTTCCCTACCCGGCATCCAAGGCGGCCCTCAACATGCTCGCGGTGCAGTACGCCAAAGCGCTGCCCGACGTGCTCGTCACTGCCGTCGATCCCGGGCTGACTGCCACGGAGTTCACCGACAACGCCGGCCATTCGGTTGAAGAGGGCTCTGACGTCATCGTCTCCGCTGCGTTGGACACCGCGGGCCCGACCGGCCGCTTCATGGATCGCCACGGCAGCACACCCTGGTAG
- a CDS encoding HAD family hydrolase produces the protein MSLSNGSAATTTKLFEAVGIGEHFEKVLSVEDAPPWETGASSYWWAAKRCDVGLSDTMLVAVHPWDSHGAHHAGLRTAWINRDHRSHPSYFAPAELQVSSVAALARQVI, from the coding sequence GTGTCGCTGTCCAACGGCTCCGCGGCGACCACCACCAAGCTGTTCGAGGCCGTCGGCATCGGCGAGCACTTCGAAAAGGTGCTGTCGGTGGAGGACGCACCGCCGTGGGAGACCGGCGCAAGCTCGTACTGGTGGGCGGCTAAGAGATGCGACGTGGGCCTGTCGGACACGATGCTGGTCGCCGTACATCCGTGGGACAGCCACGGTGCCCACCACGCCGGTCTCCGCACCGCCTGGATCAACCGGGACCACCGCAGCCACCCGTCCTACTTCGCCCCGGCCGAGCTCCAGGTGTCGTCGGTGGCAGCCCTTGCACGGCAGGTGATCTGA
- a CDS encoding OBAP family protein produces MVGTLKVGKGHSLKHRVLDLACALLQHKYPLDAMSTYLNGFHIYADEMGRQVEATHFCIHLRHDLHQCVIFDSNAADARLIGIEYIISEDRFRSLPDEEKQLWHSHNYETKSGILTTPGVPGWAEHWYFEDLVTTYGKTFHTWQYDRDDFPYGIPQLMMALTEDGQAVEGPIADRDRRLGVSTPHTRQSRADIPTPQVVPGANPWTSGKSVQTRLEQVDFKR; encoded by the coding sequence GTGGTCGGTACCCTGAAGGTGGGGAAGGGCCACTCGCTGAAGCACCGGGTGCTCGACCTCGCGTGTGCGTTGCTGCAGCACAAGTACCCGTTGGACGCGATGAGCACGTACCTGAACGGCTTCCACATCTACGCCGACGAGATGGGCCGCCAGGTCGAGGCGACCCACTTCTGCATCCACCTGCGTCATGACCTGCACCAGTGCGTGATCTTCGACAGCAACGCCGCGGACGCCCGGCTGATCGGGATCGAGTACATCATCAGCGAGGACCGGTTCCGCAGCCTGCCGGACGAGGAGAAGCAGCTGTGGCACAGCCACAACTACGAGACGAAGTCGGGGATCCTGACCACTCCGGGTGTCCCGGGCTGGGCCGAGCACTGGTACTTCGAGGACCTGGTCACGACGTACGGGAAGACGTTCCACACCTGGCAGTACGACCGTGACGACTTCCCGTACGGCATCCCGCAGCTGATGATGGCGCTCACCGAGGACGGCCAGGCCGTCGAGGGCCCGATCGCGGATCGGGACCGCCGGCTGGGTGTCTCCACCCCGCACACCCGGCAGTCCCGCGCCGACATCCCGACGCCGCAGGTGGTGCCCGGCGCCAACCCTTGGACGAGCGGGAAGAGCGTGCAGACCAGGCTCGAGCAGGTCGACTTCAAGCGGTAG
- a CDS encoding molybdate ABC transporter substrate-binding protein yields the protein MSGPEHRPAPDHEPASTHRSAEPVEFQVEPHDHVEDLVGDPLHADLRLLVAGNQFMAMPDLVAGFIAGRDPTPTVFYETLPPGILVQQLRRGSLRMGTLLLPFTADVIAASPAVLAELHSDGLTDVARPYASNGLSLLVQQGNPKDVTDWRDLARPGVRVAFPDPRTEGIGQLAITALETLGGTGLRDAVLDEAVRRGDVRLTAIHHRQGPRWLLDDDTDIAVVWQTEALHHLHLGRPLAEVALAAPANPTGHYAAAVVTDAPHHDLAVSLVEHLVGPDGQRALRRHGFSPPG from the coding sequence ATGTCCGGCCCTGAACACCGGCCCGCCCCCGACCACGAGCCCGCCTCGACGCACCGGTCCGCCGAGCCGGTCGAGTTCCAGGTCGAACCTCACGACCACGTCGAGGACCTGGTCGGCGACCCCCTCCACGCCGACCTGCGCCTGCTGGTCGCCGGCAACCAGTTCATGGCCATGCCCGACCTCGTCGCCGGCTTCATCGCCGGACGCGACCCCACCCCGACGGTCTTCTACGAGACGCTCCCGCCCGGCATCCTCGTCCAGCAGCTCCGACGCGGCAGCCTCCGGATGGGCACGCTGCTGCTGCCGTTCACCGCCGACGTGATCGCCGCCAGCCCGGCGGTGCTCGCCGAACTGCACAGCGACGGGCTGACCGACGTCGCCCGCCCCTACGCCAGCAACGGCCTCTCCCTGCTCGTGCAGCAGGGCAACCCCAAGGACGTCACCGACTGGCGCGACCTCGCCCGCCCCGGCGTGCGGGTCGCCTTCCCCGATCCGAGGACCGAAGGGATCGGTCAGCTCGCCATCACCGCGCTGGAGACGCTCGGCGGCACCGGCCTGCGTGACGCCGTCCTCGACGAGGCCGTCCGACGCGGCGACGTGCGGCTCACCGCCATCCACCACCGTCAAGGGCCGCGGTGGCTGCTCGACGACGACACCGACATCGCAGTGGTCTGGCAGACGGAGGCGCTGCACCACCTCCACCTCGGGCGCCCCCTCGCCGAGGTCGCCTTGGCCGCACCGGCCAACCCGACCGGTCACTACGCGGCAGCTGTCGTGACCGACGCCCCTCACCACGACCTCGCGGTCAGTCTCGTCGAGCACCTCGTCGGACCCGACGGTCAGCGCGCCCTCCGCCGCCACGGGTTCTCACCCCCCGGCTGA
- a CDS encoding DsrE family protein encodes MTSAPHHATPGVVFHLDEGDPAKHESVLRNVANVLDALGDGTVVELVTHGPGLRAVLAGAPHETALRTLIERGVQVDACANTMRREHVGEDQLAAGVTIVPAGIVQLIHRQRDGWSYVRP; translated from the coding sequence GTGACCAGCGCACCCCACCACGCGACCCCGGGGGTCGTCTTCCACCTCGACGAGGGTGACCCCGCCAAGCACGAGTCGGTGCTCCGCAACGTCGCGAACGTCCTCGACGCCCTCGGGGACGGCACCGTGGTGGAGCTCGTCACCCACGGACCTGGCCTGCGGGCCGTCCTCGCCGGCGCCCCGCACGAGACCGCGCTCCGGACGCTGATCGAACGCGGGGTCCAGGTCGACGCGTGCGCGAACACGATGCGCCGCGAGCACGTCGGCGAGGACCAGCTCGCCGCCGGGGTGACCATCGTGCCCGCCGGCATCGTCCAGCTCATCCACCGCCAGCGTGACGGCTGGTCCTATGTCCGGCCCTGA
- a CDS encoding anti-sigma factor family protein — MSQDHREIRHLLGAYLLGGLEPADRDVFEAHLPDCPSCRDELSRSASLPGLLRRAAPTVPQPPDELAAAADARQHRLLAQLTARRLRRRRRTLLGVVAAAVLAAALVVTPPLLRPPATTATAAVIELRPATSGAAGTGTALLDPRPWGTSVTLTATGLPATGPFTLEITDRSGGHERAASWGTTADGHVQVTGATSVTPQSISRIQVVGPDGVITQSP, encoded by the coding sequence ATGAGCCAGGACCACCGCGAGATCCGCCACCTGCTCGGCGCCTACCTGCTCGGCGGCCTGGAGCCTGCCGACCGCGACGTCTTTGAGGCCCACCTCCCCGACTGCCCCTCGTGCCGCGACGAGCTCAGCCGGTCCGCCTCGCTGCCCGGCCTGCTGCGGCGCGCCGCCCCGACCGTGCCGCAACCCCCGGACGAGCTGGCAGCAGCAGCCGACGCGCGCCAGCACCGCCTCCTCGCCCAGCTGACGGCACGACGGCTGAGGCGGCGACGCCGGACCCTGCTCGGCGTGGTCGCGGCCGCCGTCCTCGCCGCCGCACTGGTCGTCACCCCTCCCCTGCTGCGACCACCCGCCACCACGGCGACTGCCGCCGTCATCGAGCTACGCCCCGCGACCAGCGGTGCGGCCGGAACCGGCACGGCCCTGCTCGACCCACGACCCTGGGGGACGTCCGTCACGCTGACGGCCACAGGACTGCCGGCGACCGGACCGTTCACCCTCGAGATCACCGACCGGTCCGGCGGTCACGAACGCGCCGCGTCGTGGGGAACGACCGCCGACGGGCACGTCCAGGTCACGGGCGCGACCTCGGTGACCCCCCAGTCCATCAGCCGGATCCAGGTCGTCGGACCCGACGGCGTCATCACTCAGTCCCCCTGA
- a CDS encoding sigma-70 family RNA polymerase sigma factor — protein MTEHVDEQLMAALCDAHADALLSFARRYTTDVAQAEDVVQETFLRAWRHLHRLDPRANPRAYLLTTARNVITDQWRKDRRRPRLVTDETVLSNQPAPEDLATAMQGWVVAEALARLSKDHRAVVQALYYDGCTVNEAALRLGVPAGTVKSRSYYAVRALRTALEEMGELR, from the coding sequence GTGACGGAGCACGTCGACGAGCAGCTGATGGCCGCCCTGTGCGACGCCCACGCCGACGCGCTGCTCTCCTTCGCCCGCCGCTACACCACCGACGTCGCCCAGGCCGAGGACGTCGTGCAGGAGACGTTCCTCCGCGCCTGGCGGCACCTCCACCGGCTCGACCCCCGCGCCAACCCGCGGGCCTACCTCTTGACGACCGCCCGCAACGTCATCACCGACCAGTGGCGCAAGGACCGCCGGCGACCTCGCCTCGTGACCGACGAGACCGTCCTGTCCAACCAGCCCGCACCGGAAGACCTGGCGACCGCGATGCAAGGCTGGGTCGTGGCGGAGGCCCTCGCCCGGCTGAGCAAGGACCACCGCGCCGTGGTGCAGGCCCTGTACTACGACGGCTGCACCGTCAACGAGGCAGCGCTGCGGCTCGGCGTGCCGGCGGGGACGGTGAAGTCACGCAGCTACTACGCGGTCCGCGCCCTGCGAACCGCGCTCGAGGAGATGGGAGAGCTCCGATGA